The Cheilinus undulatus linkage group 21, ASM1832078v1, whole genome shotgun sequence region ACGTTAATCACTTTGACATCTACCCCCACAGTGgtatcaaaaataaagaaatattccaTATTGTGGCTGACTgccctgtttgtttttatgggTCATTTCATTACCATTTATTCATTACTGACCTTTAGGACTTTCCAACTATAAAAAATGATGGTGGCTTAAAAGAGTTGTTTGTGTATTCATAGCCAAGCAAAGTCTGTGCAAACAGGTTTACCTCAAGGCAGTCAGAACAAGCTCTCTCAATTAATTAGTCCACACTAAACCTCTTTGAGGCATAAAATCATCCCTATAGCAATCCACACAAATCCCCCCTTTACTCTGTTAGCCCACGCGCCCTTGATCTCTGAAAACATGCGCATCACTGCATCCCATTACACCAGGGACTCACTCATCTCCatcctgaaaaacacaaatctgAATGTACAATAAGTGCATGTGtgcaaacaggcaaaaataaacTCAGCAACAGCTCTTGACTGCTGAAGAGAAATGGAAGAATAATTCTGATCTAATCTACCATAAAATACTCATCACACAGTCTTTCTAAAAATACCTGCACTAACACTTCCTTTAACACGGTGTGAGACTGCTGTCAACAACTTTAGAAAAAAGTAGGCCAGATAAATTAAATTGATAAGCTTTATTCACAGTTGTCTGCCTCAAAATAAATCCTCACAGAAATATTCTCAGAACAAAAGGTGTGTCATTTAAAAGCAAGGGGATTTAGAGACTTTAGAAACACGTGCACAGACAGCTTTCCTACTTTGAGACTTGAGACGACCACTTTATCGTATGAGATCAGagacaaagaggaggaggaggagagagcaggGGAGACAAGAGGGTCAGCATCTTGACCACTGAAGTGAGTTACCTTACAGCCAGATCTCAAGGACATACAGACAACACAAGTTTTAGTTGACAGACTTTGAATTGCATTGGTAATAGCATCAGTTTAAGGCTGGAGTTGAAGACGACAAATACAGAGAGGAGTCCTGACAAATAGACAGAACAGCCTTTCTTGTATCATCAGCCCACCATGACACAGAAGGTCAGCGGCTCGCCGTTTCTCAAGCCCTTTTTCCTGAAGACGCCTGTAAGAGTGGTCAGCCCGCTGAGACAGAGACGACACACGCTACCTGCAAGTGAGTTCAGGAACCTGACGCCACAGGACGCCATCAGTGTGTTTGAGATTGAGAGAGAAGGTAAGTCAAGCTTgaacatcaaaaaaaaaaatcacctggTATGTTTACTCTCatgaaaaaatgtctgtatttgaCTAGTGTTGCAATTCCAGACTGTTTTCTTAATATGAATACAGGTGAGTTTAGCTGGTACTGAAAGAGAAATTTGTCATAGTGCCTCTTTATGACCTACAAAACCAAACAGGATCATCAGCgataacatatttttatatttgtttgagGAGGAgtcagaaaaagtgattttaccTGCAAAACAATCATTTTTCACCCCAATCTTCCACATGAAATATGCTTAAGTGTGAAAGATTGACTCGAATAAGGAAGTAGgattggattgttttttttaaagaacagaaGTGATACAAATAAAGGACAGAATGAGCgataataaaaatacaatctTCCACAGGGTTGACAAAATAAACTCAAACTGACCATTTTACAGAACATCTCATCTAATGTACCTACTCTCAGGGCTTGACCCATAATCTTATTTGGTTCTTTTCTCTCCACAGcttttgtctctgtgtctggAGAGTGCCCTCTTACCCTTGATGAAGTGCTTAACTTCCTTGGCCAGTGCCCTGAGCTGTCTCTGGGTTGGTTTGAAGAGGGCCAGCTGGTGGCTTTCATTATCGGCTCTGGCTGGGACAAGGAGAGGCTATCCCAGGTAGGACTGCAAATGCACAAAAATTACACTATAATAACCCCTTTTACACAGAAATATGAGTAGATTAATGCAAATTTTGGCTCATGAGTGCCTGACATTATTAATGTAATCTGCCCTCTTCTAGGAGGCCATGACTCAGCATGTCCCAGACACCCCCACCGTCCACATCCATGTGCTCTCCGTGCACCGTCACTGTCGCCAGCAAGGCAAAGGCTCCATCCTCCTGTGGCGTTACCTGCAGTACCTGCGCTGTATGCCGGGTCTGCGTCGAGCCCTGCTGATATGCGAGGACTTCCTGGTGCCTTTCTACCGCAAGGCTGGCTTCAAAGAGAAAGGGCCATCAGCCATATCTGTATCCAACATGCACTTCCAGGAGATGGAGTACACGCTTGGTGGTCAGGCGTACGCCAGGCGTAACAGTGGCTGCTAGTCCACGGGCTTCTTCCCTCCCTCTACATACTCACCTCTAACCTGGACTCACAGTGGGAAAGATTAACAAAACACAGCTGACAGATGGATGGCAATAGGCCGGTGTGCACCAATACACATTATCCAATATCTGTAGAGAGGTTTGTCTGGACCTACCAGTGAGAGCTCCAGCCAAAAGAAGGATGACTGAGGGAATATACAAATGCTTTACATTTTATCCATCAGTTTTTACTCCTGTAATCAGTAGCATCTTGCCTCATTcagttttatgtgtgttttttaaggtttttatcattaccaaaaaatgacttaaaattcagTGTAGTGGagtctgaaaaagtgaaaattttaTATTGTTTGTGTCTTCATCCTATGGGGGACATTTTATATTGTGCAAACATAAAGTTTGCTTTTTAGGATTTCAGGGGCTCCATAGCATAAATGTAGTGATGTAAATACtgttcagttttagttagtCATAAAATGGAAAGTTGTAAAGAATTCTTCCTGTATTTGCTGATAGAGTGAAGATGTACATAATGATCACAcagcctttaaaaatattttaccatagattaaaaatgtatatttcttTGTGACGCAACCTGAATCAATCTGGAGACTCTCAAAAACACCTTCTGATGATAAATAGAGTCACAAACTGTAGtcatttgtagatttttttactgtattttttcagttaCATGTGTGTAGACAGGTAGCTAAAACACTACCATGTTCAGAACAATCATCACTTCTTGAGAAGCAATAAAccaataaaagaaaacattcgAGTGCTCAGCGTAACGTAATAAAAATATGGCAGTAGTTGGTACATTTTTCAACAAGGCACCAAAGGTATCAATAGAAGATGTTTTTCCCTGCTTTTGTATGAAGTTGCCTGGAGAataataaaaccttttttttctgaaatatgactgtaaattaagaaaaataatccTTTTCTCTGTACCAGTGGTGGCCTCTCTTATTCCTGCCTCACATGTAAAGGGCAGCTGGGAGCTTCGATGAGGTTCATACTTTTTTTCATTGAACAGTGAAGGAGGGGCAATGACAGCCCGGGAACAGGGAGGGGATTGATGGAAGTCCTTAAAAAGAGTGGCATAGGTATTCATACTgacagagtaaaaaaaatacaagtataTTGTCACAGTCACAGAAGGGAGAGGGGGCACAGGGGCAGAATAGAGACATACAACGGCTGAAAACATCTGTTTGTCCACATCCTTTGACCTGATGCCTTCCTGTGGTGCTCACACTGTACATAGCTTAGTGCAGGTGAGCATTGAGGTCGTACTTCTCACAGAATTTGTCCGTGAAAGGGATGCAGGTGAGCAACTCGCACCATTCGCACTTGATTGGGTAGACATAGAAGAGCACCACAAGGCCTGAGAATAGCCCGACAAACACCAGCAGGAAGACGATGATCTGACAGCGTTTGCGGTACAGGTCCATGCGGCCAAAACTGATGTAGGGTAAGAAAGCAAAGGACAGGAAGAAGCCGGAGATGAAGCCACTAATGTGGGCAAAATTGTCGATCCAGGGCAAGAGCCCAAAGGCAAAGAGGAAGAGCACCACACACAGCAGCTTGGTAAAGGCTCTCCAAGGCTGCGCCAGGATCTGCCAGCTCTGAAACAACTCAACAAACAGGCAGGCCAGGATTCCAAACTGAGAGCCGGCTGGGCCCACCTAAGACAAAGAAACCAGAAAATCAATCTCTTTGGCTTTCATTAGGACTGTCaaactattattatcatttttaaatgtcatgaaCAATGGCAAAATATTATTTCCATTTAATCATTGAGTGCTTCGAAATTAAATGatttgcatttcaaaacatttcttaAAGCATTCATGGTGAATGTTTGTACTGTCTGAAGCTAAGGATGCATTcattcctgtttggatacaaacctgctttcattttaaaattaaattaggAACTTTAGGTAAATTAAAGGTTACAACTCTAACTCTAAAAGTATATGAAGACTGCTGATGAGAATGGCACAGAGCAAAGTATTCAATGACTCAATGCACATTACTTctactgctgtaaaaatggagGGGAAGAAGAAGCAAGAAGTAAAACTTCAATATATTATAGATTCATCATTAcatatgaaatatttcaagacttttttgttagTGTTTATGATTACAGCTCGTGAAAATCAAACTCCACTATctctaaatattagaatattacaaaatatcagtcccaaaaaacaaacaaaaaaaaatggatttataatacagaatacTGCATGGAGGCAACCAGTCTGTGGCACTATTGGGATGTTctgaagcccaggttgttctGATTGCAGCCTCCAGCTCAtttgtattgttgagtctgatTCAGGACTGGTTGACACTAGAAGCATggcacttgtagcccatttcctggacccatctgtgtttggtggctcttgatccatggactccagcctcagtccactccccTAAATTCTTGATTCTGCTTTGtctgacaatcctctgaaggctgcgCTAACCCTGGTTGCTTGTGCACcatttcttaccacacttttcccttctgGTCAAATTTCTATCGATATGCTTTGATATAGCCTCTGGGAACAGCCTGTCCCTTTCaacaatgaccttctgtggttTACACTgcttgtgaagggtgtcagtgGTTGTGTTCTGGACTTTTGTCAATTCAGCTGTCttcccatgattgtggttgtgtgaagtGAACCACTGTGAGAGAATGGAGGCTCaggaaatgtttgcaaattgtacttttccacaatgttttaatattttgtgattgatttctgattttcatgagctgtaagccataatcattaacattaaaacaaaaaaaaatctagaaatgtttcactttgtatgagataaatctagaatatatgggaatttaactttctgaagtaaatcagaCAATTGAGTGGACCTCTTCCTGCTCCTTTCCAAATTGTAATTCCAAATAATGAATTGCTTGTTAGTATGTTCATTTCTCTTTACATGTTATTTATACATTTCAATTTGAACTTTCAATTAATCAAGTGCAGCAAAATGGGTGAACATTTAGACACATAGTGATATTCCTTCTGATTACCTCTGCTCTGTAGGGCAGGAAGATGGCTGAAGCTAAGTTGCCTGTGATGCCACTGATGATGTAAATGATTGAAATGCGTAGCCAGCCAGCCAGCTTCTCCAGGTCCCTCAGGATAGTCATCTGGAAAGCCACTGACACCAGGCAGTGAAGGATCCTGGGAGGAAAGAAACGAACAGAGCGCTCACGTGTGTGCaatgtgtaagtggtttaaaagcCACATGTGTTGGGTGGATAATTCCTCTGTGTACAAGAGGCAAACCTCTCAACAGCCCATCAACAAAATCGCTCTCTATCTCACTGAAGCTTAATGAGTTCGTGTAGTGAGGGCACTTTGGTTAATTACCCCCGGGACAGATAAAAGACAGTTCGAAGATGAAGCACGGCTCCTCTTCACAGTAAGgttggctctttgtgatgagcGACTGTCTTCATTGATCACAGGAATATTGGCAAAAtacatttcctgtcaccactgATAGCCAGTTTTGTACATAAGATCATCTGAGACatcaatatcagtctatttattataacatttttagtgATGTTTTTTCCTAATTATCTATATTTGCCTCTTATGGAAATGCTGAATGTTATCTTTCTTAACTTTTTTGTGACTATGAGTACACCAGGACTCGAACTTGGTATTTGATATTGTGGTTAATTGCTACATGTTGATCTCATTAGGTGAGGTTGTTGAGATAAGCCCATAGTGGGTTTCTACCTCACCTGCACATGTGATTTACTTTTAATTACTTTTCTGTGTCCAacgtgcttttttaaaaatgggctaaataaataaagaaagaaagaagggacAATTTCCTTGTTGACATATTTGGCCAGTAAACCTGGCTctgattttgatcttttaataTCACTGTTCCTCACTGCTGTGAACAAACACAATGACACAGTACATCAGTATCAGACTAATGACTGTCAGTCCTTTGAAATTGTGTTTCATCTGGCTTTTAGTATGGCTGTATCTGATAAATTGTGGCTCAATATTACTTTGACCACCTGTTCTGTCAGTCAaattttaaagaggcaaaactgcTTAATGTGATTTCAGCAGCTCCATACTCACCCAGCATGAAGGAAAAGTGAGAGCCAGAGCCTGTAAAACTGATCTGGAATCTCGGGGTTGAGGAAAGGCAACAGTCCACAGACATCATCCATGCAGTGCACCTGGAGATGATATGACAACAATAAATATAACATTAAAGCTGCATACATTTCCAAAATGGAATGTTTGGAAATCTATTAGAATTTCTGGTATTAAGAAAGCATATGAATGGTTCACTACAGTGTTCAGCAATTATACAGTAAGCATCACTTTTAAGGGCTTCccacaacaattaaaaaaagataactgAGGTTAACTGATTGCTGTGCTGTAAGCCACGTTGCTCGTAGGTTTTATCATGTGTTTGGTAATGTGTTTGTTGTTGGATTTTGGACACAAGAGTACATCACCACTTTCTTAAAGCATGCTCAATTCAGtgttattatctttatttctatACACGGCTTGATATTAACTTTTTTACTCACCAGCCACTATGACTGGTGGTTTTGCAGAGTTACTAACCATTCAGCATTTCCACTAGcctcagttttgtttttgaaatactATGTTTTATATGTCAAATCTGGTATGTTtggtatgagatgaaacaaATACTCCATCTTCCCTCATCTGCCTGATCAATATAAGCtctcccctttaaaaaaaaaagcacttctCCCTTTACATATGAAACTGAACACTACAGGGAATGTCATACTTTGCTGTGAGAGACAGTCACTGACTAACAGTCACTAAAATGTACATTCTATTTGTCAGATGAGGGCAACACATGTTTTGTAATATCTGTGGCTGATTATGGCTGACATCAGCTTTTATTCTTTAccaattttctttctttgaatcACTATAATTGACAAAAAACAAGTGATACTTGGATTTCATACTAGTAGCATAACACTGACTGTTAATTAACTGTTCCAAGTGGATGTTTTTTGCAATAAGCATCTAATTCACAAACACTGGCACTAAAAACCAGGTAGTTAAAATCGACTCATAGTTGTGGGAGTGATAAATTCAACCCCCAAAAGTGGCTAGTTGGAGTCATTCTGCGACCAGCCATGGCTGCATTTGGCTGGTTAGCAAGCCCTGTTTCTATATGTTATtgctttaaattttgtttttttcttacttttgacTTACTTTACTTTTTATGGTACTTTTCAGTGAATGCttgtttttccaaaatgttctgaatgtttaaatatttacagtattTAAGTCTGATAAATCATGTGTtgttgtaacctgacacgccagatacatttgtttcacacggaaacgggtgcatccatctgctttgcaaggttagtgatGCTGAGCAGATGTTGTCAAATCAATGAGTAATTGTTTTTTATGATCATGATGtcagtatcaataaaaataatcatgattaggATTTTGGTCATAATAGAGCAGCCCAAGTacacaaaatgtaaaacaggGTTGCGCTCAGTTTTGAATAAGATTTTAAATTGCAGAGAAAGTTTGCAGCTTACTTGAGAGCACAGTGTCGCCTCCTCATGAAAGTAGCCATTCATGAAGTCACAATACTCCCGAGATGTGATTTCACACCttaaataaaggagaaaaaacataAGTATTTGCTAACTTATAACACATATCTACTTCTACTTGTTCAGAATGTTTTGTTTTCGTAGGCTCATTTATCTCTCACTATCCCTCCTCACCTTCCTTTGGTTCCAATGCAGCAGGGTCGGCCTGTGATGGTACAGTCTATATGAGGCAGGTTGGTGTGGTTTCCTGTGTTGTACCTGGTACAAATCTAAAAGTCAAAGCAGTTCTCTTCAGATTTTGTAGCAGGGATTTAAGGTTTCATCAGCACCCTACCTTAAATGTTATTTCAGTGTATATTTGAAAAGATAAATCAGCTTATAGTGAGGTAAAACAATCCCAACACTTTAACAGAGTGAAAAAGCAAACTAACATATGATGCAAGTAAATTTTCAAAGGCAAATTTCTCTGTTGTTGTACCTGTAATACATTTATAGACCGAGTGAACGACCAAGTGAAATAACAGAGTGGTGTCAATGACTGCTGAGGCGTATagtgtgtaaaagtcaccaatgctctgctgTTCCATAGCTGAACAGTTATGAACTTCTACGGGTATAAATGTAAGCACAGAAACTGTGCTACCAGAGCTTCATGGAACAAGTTTCCATGGCAAAGCAGCTGAACGCAAGcatcacatcaccaagtccaatgccaagtgtcagatggagtggtaaagcacaccgacactagACTCTGAAGTAGTGGAAACGTTATTTACTTCTCTgtctggcagtcagatgggcaagtctgggtttgatgGAAGAATGTAATCCGCCTGCATTGcctgccaactgtgaagtttggtggaggagggatattGGTAATGGTTTTTCAGGGTGTGGACTAAACGCCTTATCCAAAGGCCAATTTTAATGCTtaagcataccaagacattttggacaattctatGCTTCTATTgctgtggaagaacttgaccgACCaccacagagccctgacctcactCCCACTGAGCCccttttggatgaactggaatgaagACTGCAAGCCAGGCCATCTTGTCCAACACCAGTGCCTGACCTGATAAATGCTCtccagaatgaatgggcacaaattcccacagaaacactctaaaatcttgtgataagccttccaagaagagcgGAGGCTATtgcagctgcaaaaggggggcacCTCCATGTTGAAGTGTATGTATTTGAATGGAATCTTATTACAGTCActgttggtgtaatggccacgtggccaaatacttttgttcatgtaCTTTATAATGCTTCCAGCATGTTCTAGAGGTCCCCTTCCAGTTAGACTTGCCTAGAAGACCTCCACAAGGAGGAATCCGGCTGGCTCCTTTTGACGTGAAGAAGCAACAGCTTTACTCAAAGCTTCCTACAGATGTCTGAAATGAACTCTTTTAAGCTTCTTTTATTTGAGATACCATTCTTTCGctcattacatttactcatACAGGAGCATAGAGGAAGGTTGGAACATGGACTGACAACGGCAATTATTTTGGATAATCTTCCGCTCTTTACTGTCTTCATGAAAacgtttttatttctttattagaacAAGAATAATTAAGTCCCACAAGCTTTTTTCTTTAGGTCAGATCACACTTTATGTCTTAATACCAACCAGGGTTTAATTTTACTCACTGGCCACttggtgatgtcatcaggcCATTCATGTGGTGATACTGATGCAGGCTCTAAACATATCCTGTTGAGGGACAAACAAGACCAGCATATTATTTTTACTAACTAGTACACTGTAAGTTGATTTATTCTTTGTGCTACtgcatatactgtatataaattCCTTTTGTATCTCACCTTGGATCCTGGTGGCACACAGACCCATACTGTCTGTCTTCACCATTTAACTTGGGAGTGCTGGAATGCCTCGGCCACTTTACCCACACAGCTAATGTGCTCTAGaggaacaaaaaacacaaatatgagaGGTAAGAAGGGAAGGATTTTAGATTATAGAGAAAAATAGTATGAAGTGGGATTGTATACGGACCGAGCATTCCTCCTCTGAGGTCTGGACACAGCCGGAGCGATCGTTCCGAACACAGCAGGCGGAGTTGCGTTCGATAGCTCTCTTTTCCCTGATAAGCTCATGTACCTGCTTGTCCTGCCGCATGCATGGAGAGTATTTGGCCCCCAAGTGGATCAGAGCTTCCTAACAAAGGAAAGATGGAGCATATCAGCGAAGTTGACACACgattaatgtttaaaatctttaattaaTCTGAAAGAGAAGAGTGCTCACCGAGCTCGGCCCGATCCAAAAATTCTCCTGCTGTACAAACTTGACATTTTCATACACACCTTTGTTTCTTAAAAcctaaataaaacacaatcaaaccacaaagatacattaaaaaaagatataatGTTATGAAAGTATAATATAATGTTTATCACAGTTATTCTACTCACAGAATCAACCGTTTCATGCTGGGAGAAGCCCACTGGTGCAATACCATAGATGCATACAGCCAGAATAGTGATAAGTAAATGGACAAAGGTAATCCAGTATGTAAAAAAAGGCCTGGAAGACATAGAGAGGATGCATTTAGGACTAAAAATATTAGCAGCTGTCATTAACCTATGTCATCCACTGAGGGAATCACACAGAAGTAGGGGTGCAGTACCTGTGATCATCCATGTCCTCGATCTGCCTCTTGACATAGCTGTCAATTCGCTTGCGGTAGGTGCGGTTTGTGAGCTTTCCAACCATGCCCAAACCATAAGGCCTCTTTTCTCGAGCGAAAAGCTTCTTGACGGGTACAACGATGCGCTGGCCACGCCGCTGTCCGGTTACACTAACCACTTCCTGCCGTAAGGGCACCTTTGGTGGTCCAGGGGTTCCTTCTTTGGCTTTACGCCAGCCTCGCTCCAGAGGTCTGGAAGAGTTTACAGATGGAAAAAGAAGTTGGAATGTTTTCTTTATGTCATCCATTATCTAGCATTGTTAAATAGATTGTAACCCTAGTTCACGTTTATGCTTCAGGGGTATCATTTTGCTTTACTCTATCTGGTTGTTTACTCTTAGAGGtgattgactttttaaaaatatttacatcagCATAGTCTGATTGACCAATAAAGTGGCCCAGTTCAGTAACTCACAGCATGAGATGACTTCTCTCCAGCTCTGTCTTGTCCAGAGCGCTGCCTGTCAGCTCGGTCTCATCCTTTTTGCTGCTGGGCTCTGCCTCTTTCATAGCAGCCTCAGATGGTGACTCAAACACCTCATCTGTGTATGTGGACAACTCCTCCTGCATCAGAATATCCTAAAAGAACCATCATGATCCcattggttttaaaaatgagaattatTATGTAAAAGTTATTACAAAGAAA contains the following coding sequences:
- the aanat2 gene encoding arylalkylamine N-acetyltransferase 2, whose amino-acid sequence is MRSETKRRRRREQGRQEGWKQPFLYHQPTMTQKVSGSPFLKPFFLKTPVRVVSPLRQRRHTLPASEFRNLTPQDAISVFEIEREAFVSVSGECPLTLDEVLNFLGQCPELSLGWFEEGQLVAFIIGSGWDKERLSQEAMTQHVPDTPTVHIHVLSVHRHCRQQGKGSILLWRYLQYLRCMPGLRRALLICEDFLVPFYRKAGFKEKGPSAISVSNMHFQEMEYTLGGQAYARRNSGC
- the rhbdf1a gene encoding inactive rhomboid protein 1 isoform X2, with protein sequence MAEPRRESTSSLQRKKPPWLRLDIPTAQMSLDEPPTFVQPVKRQGFLRSISMPVETSHLQSPPRDLFETRRPVLQRQSSITQTIKSRRVHFERINTVPIKGQRAARRSTRKHHSLSRTLLRGTADWFGVSKDGDATQKWQRKSLRHCSLRYGKLKPQVIREMDLPSQDNISLTSTETPPPLYVPSSQHGMQKIVDPLARGRAFRMVEEVDGYSVPQTPITPGAASLCSFTSSRSGLNRLPRRRKRESVAKMSFRAAAALVKGRSLRESTLRRAQRRSFTPASFMEEDMVDFPDELDTSFFARDILMQEELSTYTDEVFESPSEAAMKEAEPSSKKDETELTGSALDKTELERSHLMLPLERGWRKAKEGTPGPPKVPLRQEVVSVTGQRRGQRIVVPVKKLFAREKRPYGLGMVGKLTNRTYRKRIDSYVKRQIEDMDDHRPFFTYWITFVHLLITILAVCIYGIAPVGFSQHETVDSVLRNKGVYENVKFVQQENFWIGPSSEALIHLGAKYSPCMRQDKQVHELIREKRAIERNSACCVRNDRSGCVQTSEEECSSTLAVWVKWPRHSSTPKLNGEDRQYGSVCHQDPRICLEPASVSPHEWPDDITKWPICTRYNTGNHTNLPHIDCTITGRPCCIGTKGRCEITSREYCDFMNGYFHEEATLCSQVHCMDDVCGLLPFLNPEIPDQFYRLWLSLFLHAGILHCLVSVAFQMTILRDLEKLAGWLRISIIYIISGITGNLASAIFLPYRAEVGPAGSQFGILACLFVELFQSWQILAQPWRAFTKLLCVVLFLFAFGLLPWIDNFAHISGFISGFFLSFAFLPYISFGRMDLYRKRCQIIVFLLVFVGLFSGLVVLFYVYPIKCEWCELLTCIPFTDKFCEKYDLNAHLH
- the rhbdf1a gene encoding inactive rhomboid protein 1 isoform X3 gives rise to the protein MAEPRRESTSSLQRKKPPWLRLDIPTAQMSLDEPPTFVQPVKRQGFLRSISMPVETSHLQSPPRDLFETRRPVLQRQSSITQTIKRGTADWFGVSKDGDATQKWQRKSLRHCSLRYGKLKPQVIREMDLPSQDNISLTSTETPPPLYVPSSQHGMQKIVDPLARGRAFRMVEEVDGYSVPQTPITPGAASLCSFTSSRSGLNRLPRRRKRESVAKMSFRAAAALVKGRSLRESTLRRAQRRSFTPASFMEEDMVDFPDELDTSFFARDILMQEELSTYTDEVFESPSEAAMKEAEPSSKKDETELTGSALDKTELERSHLMLPLERGWRKAKEGTPGPPKVPLRQEVVSVTGQRRGQRIVVPVKKLFAREKRPYGLGMVGKLTNRTYRKRIDSYVKRQIEDMDDHRPFFTYWITFVHLLITILAVCIYGIAPVGFSQHETVDSVLRNKGVYENVKFVQQENFWIGPSSEALIHLGAKYSPCMRQDKQVHELIREKRAIERNSACCVRNDRSGCVQTSEEECSSTLAVWVKWPRHSSTPKLNGEDRQYGSVCHQDPRICLEPASVSPHEWPDDITKWPICTRYNTGNHTNLPHIDCTITGRPCCIGTKGRCEITSREYCDFMNGYFHEEATLCSQVHCMDDVCGLLPFLNPEIPDQFYRLWLSLFLHAGILHCLVSVAFQMTILRDLEKLAGWLRISIIYIISGITGNLASAIFLPYRAEVGPAGSQFGILACLFVELFQSWQILAQPWRAFTKLLCVVLFLFAFGLLPWIDNFAHISGFISGFFLSFAFLPYISFGRMDLYRKRCQIIVFLLVFVGLFSGLVVLFYVYPIKCEWCELLTCIPFTDKFCEKYDLNAHLH
- the rhbdf1a gene encoding inactive rhomboid protein 1 isoform X1, which gives rise to MAEPRRESTSSLQRKKPPWLRLDIPTAQMSLDEPPTFVQPVKRQGFLRSISMPVETSHLQSPPRDLFETRRPVLQRQSSITQTIKSSRRVHFERINTVPIKGQRAARRSTRKHHSLSRTLLRGTADWFGVSKDGDATQKWQRKSLRHCSLRYGKLKPQVIREMDLPSQDNISLTSTETPPPLYVPSSQHGMQKIVDPLARGRAFRMVEEVDGYSVPQTPITPGAASLCSFTSSRSGLNRLPRRRKRESVAKMSFRAAAALVKGRSLRESTLRRAQRRSFTPASFMEEDMVDFPDELDTSFFARDILMQEELSTYTDEVFESPSEAAMKEAEPSSKKDETELTGSALDKTELERSHLMLPLERGWRKAKEGTPGPPKVPLRQEVVSVTGQRRGQRIVVPVKKLFAREKRPYGLGMVGKLTNRTYRKRIDSYVKRQIEDMDDHRPFFTYWITFVHLLITILAVCIYGIAPVGFSQHETVDSVLRNKGVYENVKFVQQENFWIGPSSEALIHLGAKYSPCMRQDKQVHELIREKRAIERNSACCVRNDRSGCVQTSEEECSSTLAVWVKWPRHSSTPKLNGEDRQYGSVCHQDPRICLEPASVSPHEWPDDITKWPICTRYNTGNHTNLPHIDCTITGRPCCIGTKGRCEITSREYCDFMNGYFHEEATLCSQVHCMDDVCGLLPFLNPEIPDQFYRLWLSLFLHAGILHCLVSVAFQMTILRDLEKLAGWLRISIIYIISGITGNLASAIFLPYRAEVGPAGSQFGILACLFVELFQSWQILAQPWRAFTKLLCVVLFLFAFGLLPWIDNFAHISGFISGFFLSFAFLPYISFGRMDLYRKRCQIIVFLLVFVGLFSGLVVLFYVYPIKCEWCELLTCIPFTDKFCEKYDLNAHLH